The stretch of DNA CCGTCGGGGCGCGGCGCCGACGTGTGGGACGACCTGCACCCGACGGCACGCCAGCAGCGCGAACTGTACGACTGGCTGGTGCGGGCCGGCGAGAACGTGCTCACCGGCGACTCGTTCTTCCACCTGGCCGGCTTCGGCGAGACCCTGCCGGGGCTGAACATGTGCGGGGCGGGGCGGGTGGTGTGCCTCATCGACCCGGTCGGCGACGTCTACGCCTGCCCGTTCACCATTCACGAGACGTTCCGGGCCGGCAACATCCTCACCGACGGCGGTTTCGCCCAGGTGTGGTCGACCAGCGAGCTGTTCCAGCGGCTGCGCGAGCCGCAGAGCGGCGGTGCCTGCGCGTCCTGCGGGTTCTACGACAGCTGCCGGGGCGGGTGCATGGCGGCCAAGTTCTTCACCGGCCTGCCCCTGGACGGCCCGGATCCCGAGTGCGTCCAGGGCCATGGTCAGGACGCGCTGGCCGATCCGCTCCGGCGCGTGCCGGCGCCCGGCCTCGACCACTCGCACCGGACCGGCCGCGGCACCGGGGGGTCCACCCGCGAGTCGGTACTGGTCCAGATCGGGCACCGGCCCGCCCCGGCGGCCCCGCCGGTCTCGGCCTGCGCCGAGAGCCCGCTGGCCGGGTTCACCCCCGCCGGCTGAGCCGCGATCGCACCCGGCCGCTCCGTGGGAGCCGCCGCGAAAGGTCTCCCGCGGGAGCGCCCCGAAAGCACGAAAGGTAGAGCATGGCCAGCACATGGTTCGAGTCGGTCGCCGAGGCACAGCGACGGGCGCGGCGCAGGCTGCCGAAGTCGGTGTACAGCGCGCTGCTGGCCGGCTCGGAGGCGGGCGTGTCGTACCGGGACAACACCGCGGCGTTCGACGAGCTCGGCTTCGCACCGCACGTGGCGGGGCTGTCCCCCAAGCGTGACCAGCAGACCACGGTCCTGGGCCAGCCGATCTCACTACCGGTGATCATCTCCCCGACCGGGGTGCAGGCGGTGCATCCCGACGGCGAGGTGGCGGTGGCGCGGGCCGCCGCCGCGCGCGGCACCGCCATGGGCCTGTCCTCGTTCGCCAGCAAGCCGATCGAACAGGTCATCGCCGCCAACCCGCGGACCTTCTACCAGACCTACTGGATGGGCACCCGGGACTGGATGATCCGGCGGCTGGAACACGCCCACCAGGCCGGGGCGGTCGGCCTGATCGTCACCCTGGACTGGTCGTT from Parafrankia discariae encodes:
- the mftC gene encoding mycofactocin radical SAM maturase (MftC is a radical SAM/SPASM enzyme that catalyzes the first two steps in biosynthesis of the electron carrier mycofactocin from the terminal Val-Tyr dipeptide of the precursor peptide MftA.), with product MTAGTDRTPVSLVQRFERGLTAPICMTWELTYACNLSCVHCLSASGRRDPRELSTAQCEAVIDELQAMRVFYVNIGGGEPTVRPDFWHLLDYAVDHQVGVKFSTNGVRIDLPRARRLAATDYVDVQVSLDGATAEVNDRVRGPGSFDLAVRALDNLATAGFRDAKVSVVVTRDNVGQLDEFKRLADDRGATLRLTRLRPSGRGADVWDDLHPTARQQRELYDWLVRAGENVLTGDSFFHLAGFGETLPGLNMCGAGRVVCLIDPVGDVYACPFTIHETFRAGNILTDGGFAQVWSTSELFQRLREPQSGGACASCGFYDSCRGGCMAAKFFTGLPLDGPDPECVQGHGQDALADPLRRVPAPGLDHSHRTGRGTGGSTRESVLVQIGHRPAPAAPPVSACAESPLAGFTPAG